A window of Dysgonomonadaceae bacterium PH5-43 genomic DNA:
TTCGTAGTTGTTTGAAACTGAGCCATTATAGGAACGTTAAGATACAAAAGTGTTTGTTCTTCTTTATAATTATCCAAACGAGTATAATAATCAAATTTACTATTAGATGGAAAACTCGTAGGTGTTGGCACTTCGTATTTATCTTCTAATAGAGAAAAAGATTGTGATTGCTTCTCTTGAGAATAGACCAATCAAATAATATCAGAGAAAAGATAAACTGTATAGTGATAGATAACGAAATTATAGAATCTCAATTATCACAACCTGTATGTTTTAATGCTTTTGTAGCAGTATTAGTTTTATCTGGAAATGGAGAGATTCAGATAAATTATAAATCGCATCATATAGAGAAGGAACAAATAATCTTATTAACAGTATCTCATTTATTCAAATTCATATCATACACTTCTGATTTAAGATGTATATGCCTGCTTGTTAGTAAAGAATTTATGGAAGAAATGGATGCAACGGAAATGATTTACAGACGAATAAGGTACGGAGCTCGCAATTTGCTTACTCATTCTAAATTGTCAATACAAGAAATAGCTGCATTCCTTAATTTTTCAGACCAAGCATCTTTTGGAAAGTTTTTCAAAAGAAAAGCTGGAGTCTCTCCTGTTATGTTTAGGAACAAAGATGTGAGGCTTGGATAATGGAACAAAATTTATATTTTAACTAATTAACTTTCAAATTTTGTATCATCTTCGTACTCTTTATTCTGGGATTTACAGATGTATGCCTGCTCAGGGTGATTAATCATATCTGGTTCTTTATAGACTATTTGTTTATTCCTTAACAGAGGCTTGACAAACGACCTTAAAATATACTTCTCTGTTCGATGGACTAACTGAGCTAGTTCGCTGAGTTTCATCGTACATAATGCACATAGGTCGCAGATAATCTCGGATAATACTTGTTTATCATTCACTCTTGGAGGTAAAGACTCGATTCGTTCTTGTATTCTAACATATTGTT
This region includes:
- a CDS encoding hypothetical protein (product_source=Hypo-rule applied): MVYSQEKQSQSFSLLEDKYEVPTPTSFPSNSKFDYYTRLDNYKEEQTLLYLNVPIMAQFQTTT
- a CDS encoding AraC-like DNA-binding protein (product_source=COG2207; cath_funfam=1.10.10.60; cog=COG2207; pfam=PF12833; superfamily=46689) yields the protein MIDNEIIESQLSQPVCFNAFVAVLVLSGNGEIQINYKSHHIEKEQIILLTVSHLFKFISYTSDLRCICLLVSKEFMEEMDATEMIYRRIRYGARNLLTHSKLSIQEIAAFLNFSDQASFGKFFKRKAGVSPVMFRNKDVRLG